In one window of Clavelina lepadiformis chromosome 4, kaClaLepa1.1, whole genome shotgun sequence DNA:
- the LOC143451940 gene encoding ceramide synthase 4-like gives MEAFSNWLWKDEFWLPPGVSFKDLQDKPGFYYAKPRDLPMMVVYAIGLFVLRLLFERVVTKPLAKKLNIRDKTKKPVENECLEKVYKDKRSPSEDHMRSLAKALNWSNKKVDNWFRRRRNQDRPKLTKKLAEASWRCFFYLVSFTFGMSFLVQAPWFWDNLKCWTDYPRQTLWPSVYYYYMLEGGFYISLLFSIMRDNRRKDFVEQLIHHTATIFLILFSYVANFVRVGSLVMAIHDISDIILECAKCFVYAKMQVLADNLFTLFAIVFIVSRIIIYPYVVIHTTWVKSMWLFRPYPGYYFFNALLMVLQLLHIFWSAIIIKMAVKMAVVGKLEKDDRSDVEEETSDDEENDTDNHVLKKME, from the coding sequence ATGGAAGCATTTTCAAACTGGTTATGGAAAGATGAATTTTGGCTACCACCAGGAGTATCATTCAAAGATTTGCAGGATAAACCTGGTTTTTATTATGCCAAACCAAGGGATCTGCCTATGATGGTAGTCTATGCTATTGGTTTATTTGTCTTGAGGCTGCTATTTGAAAGAGTAGTTACTAAACCTCTGGCAAAAAAGTTGAATATCCGtgataaaactaaaaaaccaGTAGAAAATGAATGTCTGGAGAAGGTCTACAAGGACAAAAGATCACCTTCTGAAGACCATATGAGAAGTCTTGCCAAAGCGTTGAACTGGAGCAACAAGAAAGTAGATAATTGGTTTCGTCGACGTCGTAACCAAGATCGTCCGAAGTTGACAAAAAAACTGGCAGAAGCGAGCTGGCGATGTTTTTTCTACTTAGTTTCCTTTACTTTTGGTATGTCTTTCCTGGTTCAAGCTCCCTGGTTTTGGGATAACTTGAAATGTTGGACTGACTACCCACGGCAGACTCTTTGGCCATcggtttattattattatatgcTGGAAGGTGGTTTTTATATATCCTTGCTTTTTTCAATAATGCGGGACAACAGGCGGAAAGATTTTGTTGAGCAGCTCATTCATCACACAGCTaccatatttttaatattgttcTCTTATGTTGCAAACTTTGTCAGGGTTGGATCATTGGTAATGGCAATTCACGATATTTCTGACATAATTTTAGAATGTGCGAAGTGCTTTGTTTATGCAAAAATGCAGGTCCTGGCAGATAACTTGTTCACACTGTTTGCTATTGTTTTTATCGTTTCGCGCATCATTATTTACCCATATGTAGTCATACACACTACATGGGTTAAGAGCATGTGGCTTTTTCGCCCTTACCCAGGCTATTATTTCTTTAATGCTCTCCTCATGGTCTTGCAGCTCCTCCACATATTCTGGTCTGCCATCATTATAAAGATGGCGGTGAAGATGGCTGTTGTTGGCAAATTAGAAAAAGATGATAGGAGTGATGTGGAGGAAGAAACCAGCGACGACGAAGAAAATGACACAGACAATCACGTTTTAAAGAAGATGGAGTAA
- the LOC143453280 gene encoding ceramide synthase 2-like, giving the protein MQALYDWIWNDYLWLSPELSSKDVQLKPGQHRAKASDLYMMLVFAVVIHFVRRIYEIVVARPLAKRLSIIDRRKRPSESKELERAYQNNKTPSNKDIVKLATSVNWNESKVSRWFRRRRNMARPSLVQKFSEANWRCFFYTFAFSFGMNLLVRAPWFWDTMHCWIDFTKQNVWPSVYFYYMLEGGFYISLLFSVMSDVKRKDFNEQIIHHLATIFLITFSYVANFVRIGTLVMAIHDISDIFLEAAKCLHYAKHHVVAESTFTLFAIIFIISRIMVYPYMVMYTTLVKLLWVFEPFPGYYFFNFLLMVLQILHLFWASIIVKMAIKMVRTGNVEKDDRSDEEESTHDEDGEELEIRPKRKEE; this is encoded by the coding sequence ATGCAGGCTTTATACGACTGGATCTGGAACGACTATTTATGGCTTTCACCTGAGCTATCTTCTAAAGACGTCCAATTAAAACCAGGTCAACATAGAGCAAAAGCGAGTGATCTTTACATGATGTTGGTATTTGCTGTGGTCATACATTTTGTTCGCCGTATCTATGAAATCGTCGTTGCCAGACCATTAGCAAAACGACTGAGCATTATCGACAGAAGAAAACGACCCAGCGAAAGCAAAGAACTTGAAAGAGCTtaccaaaacaataaaacgcCATCTAACAAAGATATCGTTAAACTTGCTACGAGTGTAAACTGGAACGAAAGTAAAGTGTCGCGCTGGTTTCGCAGGCGTCGGAATATGGCCAGACCGAGcttagtgcaaaagttttctgAGGCGAATTGGAGATGTTTTTTCTATACTTTTGCATTCTCATTTGGAATGAATCTGCTTGTACGAGCTCCTTGGTTTTGGGATACGATGCACTGTTGGAtagattttacaaaacaaaatgtttggcCATCAGTGTACTTTTATTACATGTTGGAAGGAGGATTTTACATCTCTCTATTATTTTCTGTCATGTCCGACGTGAAGCGAAAAGATTTCAACGAACAAATAATCCACCATTTGgccacaatttttttaatcacgTTTTCCTATGTGGCTAATTTCGTGAGAATCGGCACCCTGGTAATGGCGATTCACGACATTTCCGACATATTCTTGGAGGCTGCAAAGTGTTTACACTACGCAAAGCATCACGTAGTCGCTGAAAGTACCTTCACCCTTTTTGCAATCATATTCATTATATCTCGAATAATGGTTTACCCTTACATGGTCATGTACACTACTTTGGTCAAACTTTTGTGGGTATTTGAACCCTTTCCTGGCTattactttttcaattttcttctTATGGTGCTCCAGATCCTTCATTTGTTTTGGGCTTCTATTATCGTGAAGATGGCAATTAAAATGGTGAGAACTGGAAATGTTGAAAAAGATGACAGGAGTGATGAGGAAGAATCGACCCACGATGAGGATGGGGAAGAACTTGAAATAAGGCCGAAGCGAAAAGAAgaataa